One segment of Mycolicibacterium neworleansense DNA contains the following:
- a CDS encoding esterase family protein, protein MTIVASPRRLLAIAAVALSPALIGAVGPPAAQAYSAVPIEILTVPSAAMARDVRVEFLGGGAGSHALYLLDSMEAGDDRNGWDINTAAFDWYAGSGVSVVMPVGGKSSFYSDWYAPAVGNGGTWTYHWETFLTQELPAWLAADRQVAQSGNAVVGLSMGGSSALVLAAYHPQQFVYAGALSGFLNLSAAQWPGLVRVAMNWNGGFDPDAMWGPPSDPAWARNDPTVNVGRLVANGTRLWIYCGNGTARDPSLASPDAPIGGLGFLEGFAIDSNRAFADAYRAAGGTNAVFNFPDGIHSWGYWGEELRRMKPDLLHVLGAAPVDGSASEGTNAVLGNLPVAGQR, encoded by the coding sequence ATGACGATCGTGGCGAGCCCGAGACGACTCCTCGCCATAGCGGCGGTTGCGCTGTCGCCGGCCCTCATCGGTGCGGTCGGGCCTCCGGCGGCCCAGGCTTATTCCGCCGTGCCGATCGAGATCCTCACCGTGCCGTCGGCCGCGATGGCGCGCGACGTGCGGGTCGAGTTTCTCGGCGGCGGAGCGGGTTCGCATGCGCTCTATCTGCTCGACAGCATGGAGGCCGGTGATGATCGCAACGGCTGGGACATCAACACCGCGGCGTTCGACTGGTATGCCGGAAGCGGAGTCTCGGTGGTCATGCCGGTCGGTGGCAAGTCCAGTTTCTACAGCGACTGGTACGCGCCCGCGGTCGGGAACGGCGGCACCTGGACCTACCACTGGGAGACGTTCCTGACCCAGGAACTGCCTGCCTGGCTGGCCGCCGATCGCCAAGTCGCGCAAAGCGGTAACGCCGTGGTGGGGCTGTCGATGGGCGGATCGTCGGCCCTCGTGCTGGCCGCCTATCACCCGCAGCAGTTCGTCTACGCCGGTGCGCTCTCGGGCTTCCTGAATCTGTCGGCCGCGCAGTGGCCGGGCCTGGTCCGGGTCGCCATGAACTGGAACGGCGGGTTCGATCCCGACGCGATGTGGGGCCCGCCTTCAGACCCGGCGTGGGCCCGCAACGACCCGACGGTCAACGTGGGCCGGCTCGTCGCCAACGGCACCCGGCTGTGGATCTACTGCGGCAACGGCACCGCGCGCGATCCGTCCCTGGCCAGTCCGGATGCGCCCATCGGCGGCCTGGGCTTCCTGGAAGGTTTCGCGATCGACTCCAACCGGGCGTTCGCGGACGCCTACCGCGCGGCCGGCGGCACCAACGCGGTGTTCAACTTTCCGGACGGTATCCACAGCTGGGGGTACTGGGGCGAGGAACTACGCCGGATGAAACCCGACCTGTTACACGTCCTCGGCGCTGCTCCGGTCGACGGCAGCGCGAGCGAAGGCACGAACGCGGTCCTTGGCAACCTTCCCGTTGCCGGTCAGCGGTAG
- a CDS encoding nuclear transport factor 2 family protein, whose translation MTSELAALEARLRRLEDERDIARLIASYGPRVDTADADGTAALWATDGRYEVEGWTMASRADVHAMVSSTSHRALVDSGCSHFLGPAVVTVDGDTAVAVCESLVLVRRDTADGSGEYVVWRATANHFELVRAQGHWQISRRSSRLLNGDPAAHRLLLAGVAGQPAP comes from the coding sequence ATGACATCCGAGTTGGCGGCCCTCGAGGCACGGCTGCGCCGGCTCGAGGACGAACGCGACATCGCCCGGTTGATCGCGTCCTACGGCCCCCGCGTGGACACCGCCGACGCCGACGGCACGGCCGCGTTGTGGGCGACCGACGGTCGCTACGAGGTCGAGGGCTGGACGATGGCCAGCCGCGCAGATGTCCACGCGATGGTCAGCTCGACGTCCCACCGTGCCCTGGTGGATTCGGGCTGCAGTCACTTTCTCGGCCCCGCGGTGGTGACGGTGGACGGCGACACCGCCGTGGCGGTGTGCGAATCGCTGGTGCTGGTCCGCCGCGACACCGCGGACGGCTCCGGTGAATACGTGGTGTGGCGGGCGACGGCCAATCATTTCGAACTGGTCCGCGCACAAGGGCATTGGCAGATCAGCCGGCGGTCCAGCCGCCTGCTCAACGGCGATCCGGCAGCGCACCGGCTGCTGCTCGCCGGTGTGGCCGGACAGCCTGCACCCTGA
- a CDS encoding cytochrome P450, whose product MTVYYDPYDVGIVADPYPVYARLRDEAPLYYNERYDFWALSRHADVEKSLSDWETFSNSRSDILELVKSDFDMPPGVMMFEDPPMHTLLRGLMSRVFTPRRMAEIEDQIRQFCVRCLDPLVGSGGFDIIAELAAMMPMRVIGMLLGIPESEQIGVRDANDANLRTKPGAPMKVLQADRIADGRIYADYVEWRANNPSDDLMTALLNVEFNDEFGVTRKLNRKEVLHYTQVVAGAGNETTGRLIGWLAKVLAEHPDQRREVEQDRSLLTRAVDETLRFEPTGPHVARWVARDFEYDGTTVPAGSAMLLLFGAANRDPRRYRDPDSFDIHRDNVSHLTFGKGLHYCLGANLARLEGRVALDELLNRFPEWEIDYDSAQLAPTSTVRGWEKLRLVVN is encoded by the coding sequence ATGACCGTCTATTACGACCCGTACGACGTCGGCATCGTCGCCGACCCGTATCCGGTCTATGCCCGGCTACGCGACGAAGCCCCGCTCTACTACAACGAGCGCTACGACTTCTGGGCGCTGTCCCGTCACGCAGACGTCGAAAAGTCGTTGTCTGACTGGGAAACCTTCTCCAACAGCCGAAGCGACATCCTCGAACTGGTCAAGTCCGACTTCGACATGCCGCCGGGCGTGATGATGTTCGAGGACCCGCCCATGCACACCCTGCTGCGCGGGTTGATGTCGCGGGTGTTCACGCCGCGACGGATGGCCGAGATCGAGGATCAGATCCGGCAGTTCTGCGTGCGCTGCCTGGATCCGCTGGTCGGGTCGGGCGGGTTCGACATCATCGCCGAACTGGCAGCGATGATGCCGATGCGGGTGATCGGAATGCTGCTCGGCATACCGGAATCCGAGCAGATCGGAGTGCGCGACGCCAATGATGCGAACCTGCGCACCAAGCCGGGAGCGCCGATGAAGGTGTTGCAGGCCGACCGCATCGCCGACGGCCGGATCTACGCCGACTACGTCGAATGGCGGGCCAACAATCCCTCGGACGACCTGATGACGGCCTTGCTCAACGTCGAGTTCAACGACGAGTTCGGTGTCACGCGCAAGCTCAATCGCAAAGAGGTGCTGCACTACACCCAGGTGGTGGCCGGCGCGGGCAACGAGACCACCGGCCGGCTCATCGGCTGGCTGGCGAAAGTGCTGGCCGAGCACCCGGACCAGCGTCGGGAGGTCGAGCAGGATCGGTCGCTGCTGACCCGCGCGGTCGACGAGACGCTGCGGTTCGAACCCACCGGTCCGCACGTGGCACGCTGGGTGGCACGGGATTTCGAGTACGACGGGACGACGGTACCGGCAGGCAGCGCGATGCTGCTGTTGTTCGGTGCGGCCAACCGCGATCCGCGGCGCTACCGCGACCCCGACAGCTTCGACATCCACCGCGACAATGTCAGCCACCTGACCTTCGGCAAGGGGCTGCACTACTGCCTGGGCGCCAACCTGGCCCGTCTGGAGGGCCGGGTCGCGCTCGACGAACTGCTCAACCGGTTCCCCGAATGGGAGATCGACTACGACAGTGCACAACTGGCGCCGACCTCGACCGTTCGCGGCTGGGAGAAACTGCGCCTTGTGGTGAACTGA
- a CDS encoding SRPBCC family protein: MDIWIGQARRSVSGEVPAPPEQVRAFYVDLDNISQVHPLVQWVRSTSRVTLADGYRQDYQVADRIPLGPFSLPITYRATLTVPTAGTVTAQARQFPQVRLDSRVDFTAGGTGTLITEDLTIAAPRPLLAITVEQAVAAHTTMLAAIGKLFAA, from the coding sequence GTGGACATCTGGATCGGGCAGGCCCGAAGAAGCGTCAGCGGTGAGGTGCCCGCGCCGCCGGAGCAGGTGCGGGCGTTCTACGTCGACCTGGACAACATCTCGCAGGTGCACCCGCTCGTGCAATGGGTGCGCAGTACCTCGCGGGTGACCCTGGCCGACGGATACCGGCAGGACTATCAGGTGGCCGACCGAATCCCGTTGGGGCCGTTCTCCCTTCCGATCACCTACCGGGCCACGCTGACCGTCCCCACCGCGGGAACGGTGACGGCCCAGGCTCGCCAGTTCCCGCAGGTGCGGCTCGACAGCCGGGTGGACTTCACGGCCGGCGGAACCGGAACCCTGATCACCGAGGACCTGACCATCGCCGCACCCAGGCCGTTGTTGGCGATCACCGTGGAGCAGGCGGTTGCCGCCCACACCACGATGCTCGCCGCGATCGGGAAGCTGTTCGCGGCGTGA
- a CDS encoding AMP-binding protein, whose protein sequence is MSLLHELVSAAAAADPQRRAVVTDDGTAATFAEFDRQIRGVAGWVAARTAPGDRVAVVADNGAAYAQLYYGVPRSGRVLTLINQRLSPAEQAAQLATAAPALLLGDERYLSALAGTGAPIEQAIAFEDERWAAAPAADLPCPDVGNPDAPAWLLFTSGSTGVPKAVVHSHRSILTAVRGSVEGRCVQPGGVYLLPFPMCHIAGYNMLVQHAVAATVVLCRQFRPDGFAQLVRTHTVTSCSLAPTMLHALLGHLDRTGTGLPSLTAIAYGSAAMPLELLRRAIEVLGVDFHQGYGMTETGGNVTFLGPDDHRAGAAGRPDLLTSAGFPHRQVEIGIAGPAGELLPPGQVGEIVVRGAQVTPGYQPGGAGTGDGWLHTGDMGRTDADGRLFVVDRLKDIIVTGGENVSSREVEDVLSGHPGVDQVAVVAVPDDYWGEAVCAVIVPAPAHRPSADELIDHVRGQIAGFKRPRVVLFTEALPLTGNGKVAKDRVRAFARAAVDRSSAEDV, encoded by the coding sequence ATGAGCCTGCTGCACGAGCTCGTTTCGGCGGCCGCCGCGGCGGACCCACAGCGCCGGGCCGTGGTGACCGACGACGGCACCGCCGCGACCTTCGCCGAGTTCGACCGCCAGATCCGTGGTGTCGCGGGGTGGGTGGCGGCCCGGACCGCGCCGGGCGACCGGGTGGCGGTGGTCGCCGACAACGGCGCCGCGTACGCACAGCTGTACTACGGTGTGCCGCGCAGTGGACGGGTGCTGACGCTGATCAACCAGCGCCTCAGCCCGGCCGAACAGGCCGCACAGCTGGCCACCGCCGCACCCGCCCTGTTGCTCGGCGACGAGCGGTATCTGTCGGCCCTGGCCGGCACCGGTGCACCCATCGAGCAGGCGATCGCATTTGAAGACGAGCGGTGGGCCGCCGCGCCCGCCGCTGATCTCCCGTGTCCCGATGTCGGCAATCCTGACGCTCCGGCCTGGTTGCTGTTCACCAGCGGATCCACCGGCGTTCCGAAAGCCGTTGTGCACAGCCATCGTTCGATCCTGACCGCGGTGCGAGGATCGGTAGAGGGCCGCTGTGTGCAGCCCGGCGGGGTGTACCTGCTGCCGTTCCCGATGTGCCACATCGCGGGGTACAACATGCTGGTCCAACACGCGGTGGCGGCCACCGTCGTGCTGTGCAGGCAGTTCCGCCCCGACGGTTTCGCACAGCTCGTCCGCACGCACACAGTCACCTCGTGTTCGCTGGCGCCGACGATGCTGCACGCACTGCTCGGCCACCTGGACCGCACCGGGACCGGCCTGCCCAGTCTGACCGCGATCGCCTACGGTTCGGCCGCGATGCCGCTGGAACTGCTGCGCCGCGCGATCGAGGTGCTCGGCGTCGACTTCCACCAGGGCTACGGGATGACCGAAACTGGTGGGAACGTCACGTTTCTCGGCCCCGACGACCATCGGGCCGGGGCCGCGGGCCGGCCCGATCTGCTCACGAGCGCCGGCTTTCCGCACCGGCAGGTCGAGATCGGGATCGCCGGCCCGGCCGGCGAGTTGCTGCCGCCCGGTCAGGTGGGTGAGATCGTGGTGCGCGGCGCGCAGGTGACACCCGGGTACCAGCCCGGCGGCGCCGGCACCGGGGACGGTTGGCTGCACACCGGCGACATGGGCCGCACGGATGCCGACGGCAGGCTGTTCGTGGTCGACCGGCTCAAGGACATCATCGTCACCGGCGGCGAGAACGTGTCCTCCCGGGAGGTGGAGGATGTGTTGTCCGGCCACCCCGGGGTGGATCAGGTCGCCGTGGTCGCCGTGCCCGACGACTACTGGGGTGAGGCGGTCTGCGCGGTCATCGTCCCGGCACCGGCGCACCGGCCGTCCGCTGACGAGCTCATCGACCACGTCCGTGGCCAGATCGCGGGTTTCAAGCGCCCGCGGGTGGTCCTGTTCACCGAGGCGCTACCGCTGACCGGCAACGGGAAGGTTGCCAAGGACCGCGTTCGTGCCTTCGCTCGCGCTGCCGTCGACCGGAGCAGCGCCGAGGACGTGTAA
- a CDS encoding SDR family oxidoreductase — MSTYAVTGSASGMGLQAAQRLRNLGHTVIGVDLKEAEVVADLSTPLGRRAAADAVLAACDGVLDGAVLAAGLGPGPGAERNRLIAEVNFLGVVELLDAWRPALAAADRAKVVVISSNSTTTVPVVPRRTIRALLARDTDRAVRSLRLLGRNGSALMYAASKIAVSRWVRINAVSAAWAGAGIRLNALAPGAILTPLLKAQLADPREGRAVRSFPVPIGGFGDAGQLADWICFMLSDSADFLCGSVVFVDGGTDAFFRPRDWPKAVPLRRLPRYLWQFKRGVRHG; from the coding sequence ATCAGCACATACGCGGTTACCGGGTCCGCATCCGGGATGGGACTGCAGGCTGCCCAGCGGCTGCGAAACCTCGGACACACCGTGATCGGTGTGGACCTCAAAGAAGCCGAGGTCGTTGCCGATCTGTCCACCCCGCTGGGGCGCCGCGCCGCGGCCGACGCGGTGTTGGCGGCATGCGACGGGGTGCTCGACGGGGCGGTGCTGGCCGCCGGCCTGGGCCCCGGACCGGGCGCTGAGCGGAACCGGCTGATCGCCGAGGTCAACTTCCTCGGTGTGGTGGAGCTCCTCGATGCCTGGCGTCCCGCCCTGGCCGCCGCGGATCGCGCCAAAGTGGTGGTGATTTCCAGTAATTCGACGACGACGGTGCCCGTCGTCCCCCGCCGGACGATTCGGGCGCTGCTGGCGCGTGACACCGACAGGGCGGTGCGTTCGCTACGCCTGCTGGGCCGCAACGGGTCGGCCCTCATGTATGCGGCGTCCAAGATCGCGGTGAGCCGCTGGGTACGGATCAATGCGGTCTCGGCGGCGTGGGCCGGTGCCGGTATCCGGCTCAACGCGCTGGCTCCCGGTGCGATCCTGACCCCGTTGCTAAAGGCCCAACTGGCCGATCCCCGCGAGGGTCGCGCCGTGCGGTCGTTCCCGGTGCCGATCGGCGGCTTCGGCGACGCCGGTCAGCTCGCCGACTGGATCTGCTTCATGCTGTCGGATTCAGCTGATTTCCTCTGCGGCAGTGTGGTGTTCGTCGACGGCGGGACGGATGCCTTCTTCCGGCCGCGGGATTGGCCCAAGGCAGTGCCGTTGCGGCGTCTGCCGCGATACCTGTGGCAGTTCAAGCGCGGCGTACGACATGGGTGA
- a CDS encoding TetR/AcrR family transcriptional regulator has protein sequence MSTQKAPTGRDSTTRRALIRATAQVMLEEGYAAATSRRVAAQAGVKPALVHYYFPSMDDLFVAVLQAGAETNLSTQREAFAEDAPLHALWELNSAQGAALWMEFMALANHRKAIRSEIAGYADRFRDLEEAAMTSALRAHGVDTDEFPPVVMSMIVASLARILVLEQGLGISRGHQQAQDFVRRYLDRFELPPGAPA, from the coding sequence ATGAGTACGCAAAAAGCCCCTACCGGACGCGATTCGACCACCCGGCGAGCACTGATCCGGGCCACTGCGCAGGTCATGCTCGAGGAGGGATACGCCGCGGCGACGTCGCGGCGGGTGGCCGCACAGGCCGGGGTCAAACCCGCACTCGTGCACTATTACTTCCCCAGCATGGACGACCTGTTCGTGGCGGTGCTGCAGGCCGGCGCCGAAACGAACCTGAGCACCCAGCGGGAAGCCTTCGCCGAGGATGCCCCGCTGCACGCGCTGTGGGAGCTCAACAGCGCCCAGGGCGCGGCCTTGTGGATGGAGTTCATGGCCCTTGCCAATCACCGCAAGGCCATCCGCAGCGAGATCGCCGGGTATGCCGACCGGTTCCGCGATCTCGAGGAGGCGGCGATGACGTCGGCCCTGCGGGCCCACGGCGTCGACACCGACGAGTTCCCGCCGGTGGTGATGTCGATGATCGTGGCGAGCCTGGCCCGCATCCTGGTGCTGGAGCAGGGTCTGGGGATCAGCCGGGGCCATCAGCAGGCCCAGGATTTCGTGCGGCGCTACCTGGACCGGTTCGAACTGCCGCCGGGAGCTCCGGCATGA
- a CDS encoding mycofactocin-coupled SDR family oxidoreductase, producing the protein MTGRVEGKVALITGAARGQGRSHAVRLATEGADIIAVDICATFDRSPASGATAEDLAETANLVKNLGRRIVTAEVDVRDFGALKAAVDSGVEQLGRLDIIAANAGIGTTGVKLDRMDEDLWQEMIDVNLSGVWKTVKAGAPHVIAGGRGGSIILTSSVAGSKAYPFTGHYVAAKHGVVGLMRSFAVELGQHSIRVNSVHPTHVNSPMLMNETTYRMFRPDLENPGPDDLAPICQTFHMLPIPWVTPEDISNAVLFLASDEARYITGVTLPVDAGSCLK; encoded by the coding sequence ATGACGGGACGGGTCGAGGGCAAGGTCGCACTGATCACCGGGGCGGCACGCGGACAGGGACGCAGCCATGCGGTACGGCTGGCCACCGAGGGCGCCGACATCATCGCCGTGGACATCTGTGCGACGTTCGACCGGTCACCGGCATCGGGTGCGACGGCCGAGGACCTCGCCGAAACCGCGAACCTGGTCAAGAACCTCGGGCGACGCATCGTCACCGCCGAGGTCGACGTGCGCGATTTCGGCGCGCTCAAGGCCGCGGTCGACAGCGGTGTCGAGCAGCTGGGCCGGCTCGACATCATCGCCGCCAATGCGGGCATCGGCACCACCGGGGTGAAGCTGGACCGGATGGACGAGGACCTCTGGCAGGAGATGATCGACGTCAACCTCAGTGGGGTGTGGAAGACAGTGAAAGCCGGTGCGCCCCATGTGATCGCGGGCGGGCGCGGCGGCTCGATCATCCTGACCAGCTCGGTCGCCGGGTCGAAGGCCTACCCGTTCACCGGGCACTACGTCGCGGCCAAACACGGCGTCGTGGGCCTGATGCGCAGCTTCGCCGTCGAGCTGGGCCAGCATTCGATCCGGGTGAACTCGGTGCATCCCACCCACGTGAACAGCCCGATGCTGATGAACGAGACGACCTATCGCATGTTCCGTCCGGATCTGGAGAATCCCGGACCGGACGATCTCGCGCCGATCTGTCAGACGTTCCACATGCTGCCGATCCCGTGGGTCACCCCCGAGGACATCAGCAATGCCGTCCTGTTCCTGGCGTCCGACGAAGCGCGCTACATCACCGGGGTCACCCTGCCCGTCGACGCCGGCAGCTGCCTGAAATGA
- a CDS encoding SDR family NAD(P)-dependent oxidoreductase, with product MTDLAKYGPWAVIAGGSEGVGAEFARMLAEDGFNLVLLARKAGPLEATAQRCRDAGVQVRTVAVDLVDRGSAAHIAEATADLEVGLLIYNAGANTCSERFLDAPLADFQKVVDLNVTRMMELVQHFGRPMAARGRGGILLVGSLAGYAGSMRHTVYGGVKAYGRLFAESLWLELREYNVDVLELVLGVTRTPAMERAGLNFEAPGMRINDPAEVAREGLDHLGAGPVHVAGGNARRAELNSAPDRAQVVLRSDAAIRNLINQRAPQ from the coding sequence ATGACCGACCTTGCCAAATACGGCCCATGGGCCGTGATCGCCGGCGGCTCCGAGGGGGTCGGCGCCGAATTCGCCCGCATGCTCGCCGAAGACGGGTTCAACCTGGTCCTGCTGGCGCGCAAGGCCGGTCCGCTGGAAGCCACCGCGCAGCGCTGCCGGGATGCGGGCGTGCAGGTGCGCACGGTGGCGGTGGACCTGGTGGACCGTGGGTCGGCCGCGCACATCGCCGAAGCGACCGCCGACCTGGAGGTCGGGCTGCTGATCTACAACGCCGGCGCCAATACCTGCAGTGAACGGTTCCTGGACGCGCCGTTGGCCGATTTCCAGAAGGTCGTCGACCTCAACGTCACCAGGATGATGGAGCTCGTACAGCACTTCGGCAGGCCGATGGCCGCACGGGGCCGGGGCGGCATCCTGCTGGTGGGATCGCTGGCCGGATATGCCGGATCGATGCGGCACACCGTCTACGGCGGGGTGAAGGCCTATGGCCGGCTGTTCGCCGAGAGCCTGTGGCTGGAGCTGCGCGAGTACAACGTCGACGTGCTGGAGTTGGTGCTCGGGGTGACCCGCACACCGGCGATGGAACGGGCCGGCCTGAACTTCGAGGCGCCGGGCATGCGGATCAACGACCCGGCCGAAGTCGCCCGGGAAGGGTTGGACCACCTCGGCGCCGGGCCGGTCCACGTGGCCGGCGGCAACGCCCGACGCGCCGAGTTGAACAGTGCACCGGACCGCGCACAGGTGGTGCTCAGGTCCGACGCCGCCATCCGCAACCTGATCAATCAACGGGCGCCGCAATGA
- a CDS encoding Dyp-type peroxidase, whose protein sequence is MLEFDEIQHILLTRTPAITGRYEFLTFDTPEGGRAWLTELLDKVSSASDAMAAMEESDRWVTLAFTWTGLRALGVDEKSLATFPAAFREGMAHRASILGDTGAAAPEHWLGGLAGEDLHAIAILFSRTDEQCRRSIEEHDKLLDRTDGVRSLSYLDLNATPPFNYAHDHFGFRDRLSQPVMKGSGEEPTPGSGDPLEPGEFILGYPDEDGPVANLPQPEVLSRNGSYMAYRRLSEHVALFREYLRERSDSPEAEELLAAKFMGRWRSGAPLVLAPDHDDPELGADPMRNNDFNYKEMDPFGYACPLGSHARRLNPRDTAHYMNRRRMIRRGATYGPALPEGAPDDGVDRGIAAFIICADLVRQFEFAQNVWINDKTFHELGNEHDPICGTQDGTLDFTVPKRPIRKVHKGIPAFTTLRGGAYFFLPGMSALRYLASGGKEGI, encoded by the coding sequence GTGCTCGAGTTCGACGAGATTCAGCACATCCTGCTGACTCGCACGCCGGCGATCACCGGTCGCTATGAGTTCCTGACGTTCGACACCCCTGAAGGTGGCCGGGCCTGGCTGACCGAGCTGCTGGACAAGGTGTCCTCGGCCTCGGACGCGATGGCCGCCATGGAGGAATCCGACCGGTGGGTCACGCTGGCGTTCACCTGGACCGGGTTGCGGGCGCTCGGCGTCGACGAGAAGTCGTTGGCGACCTTCCCCGCGGCATTCCGGGAAGGGATGGCCCACCGTGCCTCGATCCTGGGCGACACCGGTGCGGCCGCCCCCGAGCACTGGTTGGGTGGCCTCGCCGGTGAGGATCTGCATGCGATCGCGATCCTCTTCTCGCGCACCGACGAACAGTGCCGGCGCTCCATCGAGGAACACGACAAGTTGCTGGACCGTACCGACGGCGTGCGCAGCCTGTCCTATCTGGACCTCAACGCGACCCCACCGTTCAACTACGCCCACGACCACTTCGGGTTCCGCGACCGGTTGTCCCAGCCGGTGATGAAGGGGTCCGGGGAGGAGCCGACACCGGGTTCGGGCGATCCGCTGGAGCCCGGTGAGTTCATCCTCGGTTACCCCGATGAGGACGGTCCGGTCGCCAATTTGCCACAACCCGAGGTCCTTTCACGCAACGGCAGCTACATGGCGTACCGCCGGCTCTCCGAACACGTCGCGCTGTTCCGTGAGTACCTCCGCGAGCGGTCGGATTCGCCGGAGGCCGAGGAACTGCTGGCCGCGAAGTTCATGGGCCGCTGGCGCAGCGGCGCTCCCCTGGTGCTGGCGCCCGACCACGACGATCCCGAACTCGGCGCAGATCCCATGCGCAACAACGATTTCAACTACAAGGAGATGGACCCTTTCGGATACGCGTGCCCGCTGGGGTCGCATGCGCGCCGGCTCAACCCACGCGATACCGCGCACTACATGAACCGACGCCGGATGATCCGGCGCGGCGCCACCTACGGCCCGGCGCTGCCCGAAGGTGCCCCCGATGACGGCGTGGATCGCGGCATCGCGGCGTTCATCATCTGCGCCGACCTGGTACGCCAATTCGAGTTCGCGCAGAATGTCTGGATCAACGACAAGACGTTCCATGAACTGGGCAACGAGCACGACCCCATCTGCGGAACCCAGGACGGAACCCTGGACTTCACCGTCCCCAAACGCCCGATACGCAAGGTGCACAAGGGAATTCCGGCGTTCACCACGCTGCGCGGCGGAGCCTACTTCTTCCTGCCGGGCATGTCGGCGCTACGTTACCTGGCCAGTGGCGGCAAGGAGGGAATCTGA